A region of the Candidatus Binatia bacterium genome:
CCTCATCGATCTCAAGAACGGCATCGGAGTGATCGACGACATCGACCACCTGGGCAATCGTCGCGTTCGCGCCGTCGGCGAGTTGGTCGAAAATCAGTACCGCATCGGCCTCGTGCGCATGGAGCGCGCGATCAAGGAACGCATGAGCCTGCAAGATATCGAGACGCTCATGCCCCAGGAACTCATCAACTACAAACCGGTGTCGGCGGTCATCAAGGAGTTCTTTGGGTCCAGTCAACTGTCCCAGTTCATGGACCAGACCAATCCCCTGTCGGAGATTACGCACAAACGCCGCCTGTCGGCACTGGGCCCGGGTGGCCTGACGCGCGAGCGCGCCGGGTTCGAAGTCCGCGACGTGCATCCGACGCATTACGGCCGGGTTTGCCCGATCGAAACGCCCGAGGGTCCGAACATTGGCCTGATCGCCTCGCTGTCGACGTACGCGCGCGTGAACGAGTTCGGCTTCGTCGAAACCCCATACCGCGAAGTCGAGGGAGGACGGGTTACGGACCGCATCCGTTACCTGTCCGCGCTCGAGGAAGAGGAGCACGTTATCGCGCAGGCCAACGCCCCGCTGGATGCGCGGGGTCACTTCGTCAACGATCTGGTATCCGCCCGTCTCGGCGGCGAGTTCTCTATGGTCCGGCCCGACGAGGTCCAGTTCATGGACGTGTCGCCCAACCAGCTCGTCAGCGTCGCCGCCTCCTTGATCCCCTTCCTCGAGAATGACGACGCCAACCGCGCGCTGATGGGGTCCAACATGCAGCGGCAGGCGGTGCCGCTGCTGCGCACCGAAGCGCCACTGGTCGGAACGGGGATGGAAGGCGTTGTCGCCCGCGATTCCGGAGTTACCGTCCTTGCCCGGCGCGCCGGTACCGTCGAGAGCGTCGATGCCACCCGCGTTGTGGTCAAGGCGGACAAGCCCAGCGATTCGGGGCGCGACGCCGGGATCGATATATACAACCTGACCAAGTACCAGCGTTCCAATCAAAACACCTGCATCAATCAGCGACCCATCGTGGTTGCCGGGGAACACGTGGAAGCCGGCGAGGTGCTGGCCGATGGCCCCTCCACCGACATGGGCGAACTCGCCCTCGGGCGCAACGTACTCGTCGCCTTCATGCCCTGGGGTGGCTACAACTTCGAAGACTCGATTCTCATCAGCGAGCGCGTGGTGAAGGACGATTACTTCACCTCGGTGCACATCGAGGAGTTTGAGTGCGTGGCGCGAGACACCAAGCTCGGTCCGGAGGAGATCACGCGCGACATCCCGAACGTCGGCGAGGAGGCCCTCAAGGACCTTGACGATAGCGGAATAATCCGCATCGGTGCGGAGGTGCGCCCCGGCGATATCCTGGTCGGCAAGATTACGCCGAAGGGCGAGACGCAACTGTCGCCCGAGGAGAAACTGCTTAGGGCCATCTTCGGGGAAAAGGCCGGCGAGGTGCGCGACACTTCGTTGAAGGTCCCCCCGGGAGTGGAAGGCACCGTGATCAGCGCGCGGGTGTTCTCCCGTAAGGGCGTCTCGAAAGACGAACGCAGCCGATTGATCGAGGACGAAGAAGTCAACAAGCTCAAGAAGGACCAGGAGGACGAGCAGCGCATCATTCGCGACTCCACGATCAAGAAGGTTAAGCGCCTGCTCGCCGGCAAGACCGCTAGCACGCGCCTGACCAATGATGCCCGCGCCGTACTCCTCCAGAAGGGGCAGGAGATAACGGGGGCCGATATCGATGCCCTTGCTCCGGCACTGTGGGGCGAGATCAAGATCGGCAACGAGAAGATCGAGGAGGAACTGCGTATCGTCGTCGAGGCCATGCAGGAACAGTTCTCGCTGATTCGCATGGTGTTCCAGGAAAAGATCGAGCGCCTCAAGGGTGGCGATGAACTGCCTCCGGGCGTCATCAAGATGGTCAAGGTTTTCGTGGCCATCAAACGTCGCCTGCAGGTGGGCGACAAGATGGCCGGACGTCACGGTAATAAGGGCGTCCTGTCGCGGATCCTGCCGGAAGAGGACATGCCGTATTTGGATACGGGTGCTCCGGTCGACATCGTTCTCAACCCGCTCGGGGTGCCGTCGCGCATGAATGTCGGTCAGATCCTCGAAACCCACCTGGGGTGGGCGGCGCGGGAACTCGGCGCGCAGCTCGCGCAACGGCGTGCCGAAGATGCCGATGCGCTGCGCAGCCAACTTGCCGACGTCTATGGCAAGGACTTTTCGGAGTTCATAAAGGAGTTGAAGGCGGATGACCTCGAGCGCCTGGCGCACAAGGCCGCCCGCGGCATCCATGTTGCCTCCCCGGTTTTCGACGGTGTCGGGGAGACAGAGATCTTCGGCCTCCTCAAGAAGGCCGGACTGCCGGTCACCGGCCAGGCCCGATTGCGCGACGGCCGCACGGGCGAGCTGTTTGCACAGCCGGTCACGGTCGGAATCATGTACATCATGAAGCTGCACCATCTCGTCGACGATAAGATCCACGCTCGATCTACGGGGCCATACTCGCTGGTCACCCAACAACCGCTCGGCGGCAAGGCGCAGTTCGGTGGGCAACGGCTTGGCGAAATGGAAGTGTGGGCGCTCGAAGCCTACGGCGCCGCATACACCCTGCAGGAGATGCTCACGGTGAAGTCCGATGACGTTGCCGGTCGCACCCGCATGTACGAAGCTATCGTCAAGGGCGAGAACGTTCTCGAGCCCGGCCTGCCCGAGTCTTTCAACGTCATGATGAAGGAACTGCAAAGCCTTGCGCTCGACGTCGAGCTGCTCGAAGAGAAGCCGACCGGGGGGTCGGCGCAATCGTGACGCGCCGGTTTCGGAGGACGCATGGAAGACCTATTCACGTTATTCGAGAAGCCGAAGAACCCGCTCAGTTTCAACGCCCTGCGCGTCTCGCTCGCTTCACCCGACAAGATCCGATCGTGGTCCCACGGTGAGGTGAGAAAGCCTGAGACCATCAACTACCGTACGTTCAAGCCGGAACGCGACGGTTTGTTCTGCGCGAAGATCTTCGGCCCTACCAAGGACTACGAGTGCAATTGCGGCAAGTACAAGCGCATGCGCCATCGCGGGGTGGTGTGCGAGAAATGCGGTGTCGAGGTCATTCAATCCAAGGTCCGGCGCGAACGGATGGGCCACATCGATCTCGCGACGCCGGTGGCGCACATCTGGTTCCTGAAAAGCCTCCCCAGCCGCATAGGCACGTTGCTCGATATGACTCTGAAGGAGCTGGAGAAGGTCCTGTACTTCGAGTCCTATATCGTGATCGATCCGGGCAAGACCCCGCTCACCGCCAAGGAACTGATGAGCGAGTCGCGCTACCGTAAGGCTCGCGAGGAGTTCGGCGACGCTTTCCGGGCCGAGATGGGCGCGGAAGCGATCCGAACGCTGCTCAAGGATATCGAGCTGGACGAGCTCGGCCAGCAGCTCCGTACCGAGATGCGCGAGGCCACGAGCGAGGCGAAGCGCAAGAAGATGGCCAAGCGCCTCAAGGTCGTGACGGCGTTCCGCTCCTCCGGCAATCGTCCCGAGTGGATGATCCTCGAGGCCATTCCCGTCATCCCGCCCGACCTGCGCCCCCTGGTCCCGCTCGATGGCGGACGCTTTGCCACTTCAGACCTCAACGACCTCTACCGCCGCGTCATCAACAGGAACAACCGACTGAAGCGGCTCATGGAGCTGAGCGCACCCGACATCATCGTCCGTAACGAGAAGCGAATGCTCCAGGAGGCGGTCGACGCGTTGTTCGACAACGGGCGGCGCGGGCGGGCCATTACCGGCCCCAACAAGCGGCCGCTCAAGTCCTTGTCCGACATGCTCAAGGGAAAGAGTGGGCGCTTCCGCCAGAACCTGCTCGGCAAGCGCGTCGACTATTCGGGTCGGTCCGTCATCGTCGTCGGACCGGAACTCCGCCTGCACCAATGCGGTCTGCCGAAAAAGATGGCCCTCGAGCTCTTCAAGCCGTTCATTTACAACAAGCTCGAAGAGCGCGGTCTGGTGACGACCATCAAGAGCGCCAAGAAGATGGTCGAGAAAGAACGCCCCGAGGTCTGGGACATCCTCGATGAAGTCATCCGCGAGCACCCCGTCCTACTCAACCGCGCCCCGACACTGCACCGGCTGGGCATTCAGGCCTTCGAGCCGATCCTGATCGAAGGTAAGGCGATCCAATTGCACCCCCTTGTCTGCGCCGCGTACAACGCCGATTTCGACGGCGACCAGATGGCCGTGCACGTACCGCTCTCCGTGGAAGCCCAGGTCGAAGCGCGGGCGCTGATGATGTCGACGAACAACATCCTGTCGCCCGCCAATGGCAAGCCGATCATCGTGCCGACGCAGGACATAGTCCTCGGCCTCTACTACATGACCCGCGAGCGACCAGGCGCCCTCGGTGCCGGGAGGCGCTTTTCCGGCTTCGGCGAGGTTCGGGTCGCCTATGACCAGGGCGAGGTAGATCTGCAGGCCCCCGTCAGGGTCCGCATCGACGGCAAGATGGTCGACACCACCGTCGGCCGGGTGCTGCTCTACGAGATCGTGCCGCCCGAGATTACCTTCGAGCAAGTCAACCGGGTGATGAAGAAGAAGGAGCTGGGCGCACTCATCGACATCGCCTATCGCTTCTCGGGCAACAAGGCGACCGTCATCTTCGCCGACAAGCTCAAGGATCTGGGATACGATTTCGCCACGCGGGCCGGCATTTCCATAGCCATCAAGGACATGGTTATCCCCGCTCACAAAGCGAAGCTGCTAGATGAGGCCTACGGCAACGTCAAGGAAATCGAGGAGCAGTACAACCAGGGCCTCATCACCGACGGCGAGCGCTACAACAAGGTCGTCGACATCTGGGCCGAAGTAACCGACCGCATCGCCGATGCGATGATGCGCGAATTGCAGACCGAAACCGTCCGCGACGAGAAGGGCGAGGAGCACCAGGCGGCGAGCTTCAACCCCATTTTCATGATGGCCGATTCCGGCGCGCGCGGCAGCGCACAGCAAATCCGCCAGCTCGCCGGAATGCGCGGCCTCATGGCCAAACCCTCGGGCGAAATCATCGAAACGCCCATCACCGCCAACTTCCGCGAGGGACTGACCGTACTCCAGTACTTCATCTCCACGCACGGTGCCCGCAAGGGCCTCGCCGACACCGCCCTCAAGACGGCTAACTCCGGTTATCTCACGCGGCGACTGGTTGACGTGGCGCAGGACTCCATCATTACGGAGGAGGACTGCGGCACTATCGACGGGATCGAAATGACACCGCTCGTCGAAGGTGGAGAGGTGATTGAGGGCCTTGGCGATCGGGTTCTGGGTCGGGTCGCGCTGGAGGATATCCACGACGTCGGTCGCGCAGACGAAGTCCTGGTCGAGGCGAACGAGGAAATCGACGAGGATCGCGTCAAGCGCATCGAGGAAGCTGGCCTCCAGCGGGTGAAGATCCGATCCGTGCTCACCTGTCAGTCCCGGCAGGGCGTCTGCATTCGCTGCTACGGCCGCGACCTCGCCCGCGGTCACATGGTCAACCTCGGCGAAGCCATCGGGGTCATCGCGGCGCAGTCGATCGGCGAGCCCGGGACCCAGTTGACGATGCGGACCTTCCACATCGGCGGGACCGCGAGCCGCCGCGCCGAACAGACCACGTTGGAGGTCCGCCACGACGGGATCCTGCGCTTCATCAACCTGACTACCGTCACCAACAAGGACGGCGATCTCGTGGTCATGAACCGCAACGGCGAAGTCGCGGTAGTCGAGGCCGCCGACGGCGGCCGCGAGCGCGAGCGCGAGCGCTACCAGATCGTGTATGGAGCCAAACTCAAGAAGAAGGACGGTGCCCGAGTCAAGGTCAACGAGCTGATCGCGGAGTGGGACCCCTACACCATCCCGATGCTCACCGAAGTGTCCGGCGTGGTGAAATTCGGCGATATTGTCGAAGGCACCACGATGGAAGAGAAGGTAGACGAGCGCACCGGTCTATCGACCAAGGTCATCATCGATTGCAAGGACCTCGACAAGCGTCCCCGCGTATCGATTAAGGATGCCGAGAACCGCACTCTCAAGCTGCCCGGCTCCGAAGCCGCGGCGCGCTACCTCCTGCCTGTCGGCGCGCACATCAACGTTACCGAGGGTCAGATGGTTTCCGCCGGCGACGTGATCACGAAGATCCCGCGCGAAACAACCAAGACCAAGGACATCACCGGTGGATTGCCCCGCGTGGCGGAACTCTTCGAGGCTCGCAAGCCGAAGGAATACGCGGTCATCAGCGAGATCGACGGCACGGTGTCCTTCGGGAAGGACACGAAGGGCAAACGGAAGGTTGTCGTCACCCCGGAGGTTGGCGAGCCGCGCGAATACCTGATCCCGAAGGGAAAACACATAAGCGTTCACGAAGGCGACCACGTCCGGGCTGGCGAAGCACTCATGGACGGGTCGTCCAACCCGCACGATATCCTGACGATCCTGGGTGATAAGGCGCTCGCCAAGTACCTGGTCGACGAGATCCAGGAAATCTACCGGTTGCAGGGTGTGCGCATCAACGACAAGCACATCGAGGTCATCGTTCGCCAGATGCTACGCCGCGTGCGGATCAAGGACGTGGGCGACACGGATTTCCTCGTCGGCGACCAGGTGGAGAAATGGCGCTTCGAGGAAGAGAACCAGCGGGTCATCACCGGTACGGGCGAACCCGCGATCGCGGAGCCGCTGCTGCTGGGTATTACCAAGGCCAGCTTGTCCACGGACAGCTTTATCTCCGCGGCATCTTTCCAGGAGACGACCAAAGTGCTCACCGAAGCCGCCATCAATGGCAAGGTGGACCACCTGGTGGGCCTGAAAGAGAACGTCATCATGGGTCGACTGATTCCCGCCGGCACCGGCGTGGCCACCTACGGGCGGATGGAAATTCAGGTCGAGGGGGACGAGGGGGCGGGGGAAGAGGGGCCGGTGCCACATGTGGCGGAGGCGATAGAGGGATGAGCTTGACACTAATCAGCGTTTTCAATAAAAGAAACGCTTTGACTTCAGCGACGCAGATCGATTCCCGGTGGCCGCATGCCGACCATTAACCAACTTGTGAAGCAGGGCCGCGCCAAGCAGCGCAGGCGACTGACCGCGCCCGCCCTGCAAAGCTCCCCGCAGAAGCGGGGAGTGTGTACGCGGGTCTACACGCAAACGCCGAAGAAACCGAACTCGGCGCTGCGCAAGGTCGCTCGCGTGCGCTTGACCAACGGCATCGAGGTCACGACCTACATTCCCGGTATCGGCCATAACCTTCAGGAACACTCGGTCGTGCTGATTCGCGGCGGACGCGTGAAGGACCTGCCCGGCGTCCGCTATCACGTCGTTCGTGGAACCCTGGACTCCATTGGCGTCCAGGACCGCCGTCAGGGTCGTTCAAAATACGGGGCCAAGCGCCCCAAGTGAGCGGGAAGAAGGACGAGTAGAACATGCCGCGCAAAGGCGAGGTGCGGCGTCGGGAAGTCTTGCCCGACCCCAAGTTCCATGACCGAACGGTCACCAAGTTCATCAACGCAATGATGAATCGTGGGAAGAAGAGCCTCGCGGAGCGCATACTGTACCGCTCGCTCGACGTGATCGGGGAACGCGCGAAGGAAGATCCGCTTGCGGTCTTCAAGCGCGCCCTCGACAACGTTCGGCCCGTCGTCGAAGTGCGCTCGCGCCGTGTCGGTGGGGCGACGTACCAGGTGCCGGTCGAGGTCCGGCCCAATCGCCGCATGTCATTGGCGATGCGCTGGATCGTACAACACGCCCGGCAGCGGGGCGAGAAGTCGATGGCCGACCGTTTGGCCGGAGAACTACTGGATGCCGCTAACGGACGCGGCGCAGCGATGAAGAAGAAGGAGGACACCCACCGTATGGCCGACGCTAACAAGGCGTTCGCCCATTATCGGTGGTAGTCATGGAGTGGCGTAGGGAGTCGGCGGCCTGCCGCCGGACATCCCGCCTCAAGCGTTATGGCACGCACAGTCCCGCTCGAGCGGACTCGAAACATCGGCATCATGGCTCACATCGATGCCGGGAAGACGACGACGACCGAGCGCATTCTATACTACACCGGCATTAACTATAAGATCGGGGAGGTCCATGAGGGCACGGCCACCATGGACTGGATGGTGCAAGAGCAGGAACGCGGGATTACCATCACGTCCGCCGCGACGACCTGCGTCTGGCGCGATCACCGCGTCAACATCATCGATACCCCCGGGCACGTCGACTTTACCATCGAGGTCGAGCGGTCGCTGCGCGTCCTTGACGGGGCGGTCGCGGTGTTCTGTTCGGTGGGCGGTGTCGAACCGCAGTCGGAAACGGTGTGGCGCCAGGCGGACAAGTACGGCGTTCCGCGGATTGCTTTCATTAACAAGATGGATCGCATCGGTGCCGACTTCGACCGCGGGGTTGCGATGATCCGCGACCGGCTGAAGGCCAACCCCGTGCCGATGCAACTGCCGATCGGCGTCGAGGAACACTTCCGGGGGATCGTCGATCTGGTCAGCATGAAGGCGTTTCTCTGGGACGACGAAAGCCTCGGCGCACGATTCCGGACGGACCCGATCCCCGGCGAGTTACAGGCGGCCGCGGCTGCTGCCCGGGAGCGCCTCGTGGAAGCGGCGGCCGAGGGCGACGAGGCGGTGCTCGAGAAGTATCTCGAGGGCAGGGAGATCAGCGAGGCCGAACTTCGCGCGGCGCTGCGGCGCGCAACGCTGGAGCTGAAAATAGTGCCGGTTCTGTGCGGCTCGGCGTTCAAGAACAAAGGCGTGCAGCCCCTGCT
Encoded here:
- the rpoC gene encoding DNA-directed RNA polymerase subunit beta', whose translation is MEDLFTLFEKPKNPLSFNALRVSLASPDKIRSWSHGEVRKPETINYRTFKPERDGLFCAKIFGPTKDYECNCGKYKRMRHRGVVCEKCGVEVIQSKVRRERMGHIDLATPVAHIWFLKSLPSRIGTLLDMTLKELEKVLYFESYIVIDPGKTPLTAKELMSESRYRKAREEFGDAFRAEMGAEAIRTLLKDIELDELGQQLRTEMREATSEAKRKKMAKRLKVVTAFRSSGNRPEWMILEAIPVIPPDLRPLVPLDGGRFATSDLNDLYRRVINRNNRLKRLMELSAPDIIVRNEKRMLQEAVDALFDNGRRGRAITGPNKRPLKSLSDMLKGKSGRFRQNLLGKRVDYSGRSVIVVGPELRLHQCGLPKKMALELFKPFIYNKLEERGLVTTIKSAKKMVEKERPEVWDILDEVIREHPVLLNRAPTLHRLGIQAFEPILIEGKAIQLHPLVCAAYNADFDGDQMAVHVPLSVEAQVEARALMMSTNNILSPANGKPIIVPTQDIVLGLYYMTRERPGALGAGRRFSGFGEVRVAYDQGEVDLQAPVRVRIDGKMVDTTVGRVLLYEIVPPEITFEQVNRVMKKKELGALIDIAYRFSGNKATVIFADKLKDLGYDFATRAGISIAIKDMVIPAHKAKLLDEAYGNVKEIEEQYNQGLITDGERYNKVVDIWAEVTDRIADAMMRELQTETVRDEKGEEHQAASFNPIFMMADSGARGSAQQIRQLAGMRGLMAKPSGEIIETPITANFREGLTVLQYFISTHGARKGLADTALKTANSGYLTRRLVDVAQDSIITEEDCGTIDGIEMTPLVEGGEVIEGLGDRVLGRVALEDIHDVGRADEVLVEANEEIDEDRVKRIEEAGLQRVKIRSVLTCQSRQGVCIRCYGRDLARGHMVNLGEAIGVIAAQSIGEPGTQLTMRTFHIGGTASRRAEQTTLEVRHDGILRFINLTTVTNKDGDLVVMNRNGEVAVVEAADGGRERERERYQIVYGAKLKKKDGARVKVNELIAEWDPYTIPMLTEVSGVVKFGDIVEGTTMEEKVDERTGLSTKVIIDCKDLDKRPRVSIKDAENRTLKLPGSEAAARYLLPVGAHINVTEGQMVSAGDVITKIPRETTKTKDITGGLPRVAELFEARKPKEYAVISEIDGTVSFGKDTKGKRKVVVTPEVGEPREYLIPKGKHISVHEGDHVRAGEALMDGSSNPHDILTILGDKALAKYLVDEIQEIYRLQGVRINDKHIEVIVRQMLRRVRIKDVGDTDFLVGDQVEKWRFEEENQRVITGTGEPAIAEPLLLGITKASLSTDSFISAASFQETTKVLTEAAINGKVDHLVGLKENVIMGRLIPAGTGVATYGRMEIQVEGDEGAGEEGPVPHVAEAIEG
- the rpsG gene encoding 30S ribosomal protein S7; this translates as MPRKGEVRRREVLPDPKFHDRTVTKFINAMMNRGKKSLAERILYRSLDVIGERAKEDPLAVFKRALDNVRPVVEVRSRRVGGATYQVPVEVRPNRRMSLAMRWIVQHARQRGEKSMADRLAGELLDAANGRGAAMKKKEDTHRMADANKAFAHYRW
- the rpsL gene encoding 30S ribosomal protein S12, which codes for MPTINQLVKQGRAKQRRRLTAPALQSSPQKRGVCTRVYTQTPKKPNSALRKVARVRLTNGIEVTTYIPGIGHNLQEHSVVLIRGGRVKDLPGVRYHVVRGTLDSIGVQDRRQGRSKYGAKRPK
- the rpoB gene encoding DNA-directed RNA polymerase subunit beta, with amino-acid sequence MGARVANNLRLRRSFGRIKKIIEIPNLIEIQKRSYEEFLQHAVAPGDRTDTGLQGVFKSVFPIKDFNDTASLEFVGYGLGDPKYLVEECHERGMTFAAPLKVTVQLVLWDKDPETGATSIKNVKEQEVYFGEIPLMTVNGTFMINGTERVIVSQLHRSPGVFFDHDKGKTHASGKLLYSARIIPYRGSWIDFEFDPRDILYVRIDRRRKFHATVLLRALGMSTEDLLNYYYKTDTILIDQKRLAKVFKPEHLLNAKATRDIRGPNNDLIVKEGRKVTKGALKQLEAAGVKEIPITLEEIVGRVAAHDVVDPATGEVLLECNHEMSADTLDRLRERGIAGVEVLLLDEQHSGKALRETLTNDGCSSPEQAIMEIYKRLRPGDPPTEKTARDHFNNLFFNAERYDLSRVGRLKLNHKLRIQVPLEQGTLRAQDILEVVRHLIDLKNGIGVIDDIDHLGNRRVRAVGELVENQYRIGLVRMERAIKERMSLQDIETLMPQELINYKPVSAVIKEFFGSSQLSQFMDQTNPLSEITHKRRLSALGPGGLTRERAGFEVRDVHPTHYGRVCPIETPEGPNIGLIASLSTYARVNEFGFVETPYREVEGGRVTDRIRYLSALEEEEHVIAQANAPLDARGHFVNDLVSARLGGEFSMVRPDEVQFMDVSPNQLVSVAASLIPFLENDDANRALMGSNMQRQAVPLLRTEAPLVGTGMEGVVARDSGVTVLARRAGTVESVDATRVVVKADKPSDSGRDAGIDIYNLTKYQRSNQNTCINQRPIVVAGEHVEAGEVLADGPSTDMGELALGRNVLVAFMPWGGYNFEDSILISERVVKDDYFTSVHIEEFECVARDTKLGPEEITRDIPNVGEEALKDLDDSGIIRIGAEVRPGDILVGKITPKGETQLSPEEKLLRAIFGEKAGEVRDTSLKVPPGVEGTVISARVFSRKGVSKDERSRLIEDEEVNKLKKDQEDEQRIIRDSTIKKVKRLLAGKTASTRLTNDARAVLLQKGQEITGADIDALAPALWGEIKIGNEKIEEELRIVVEAMQEQFSLIRMVFQEKIERLKGGDELPPGVIKMVKVFVAIKRRLQVGDKMAGRHGNKGVLSRILPEEDMPYLDTGAPVDIVLNPLGVPSRMNVGQILETHLGWAARELGAQLAQRRAEDADALRSQLADVYGKDFSEFIKELKADDLERLAHKAARGIHVASPVFDGVGETEIFGLLKKAGLPVTGQARLRDGRTGELFAQPVTVGIMYIMKLHHLVDDKIHARSTGPYSLVTQQPLGGKAQFGGQRLGEMEVWALEAYGAAYTLQEMLTVKSDDVAGRTRMYEAIVKGENVLEPGLPESFNVMMKELQSLALDVELLEEKPTGGSAQS